In one window of Massilibacterium senegalense DNA:
- a CDS encoding Gfo/Idh/MocA family protein, which yields MSNNLTKSPIVIIGAGNMAMEYVKVLKSLSQNVVVVGRSQTSASFFTEKTGFFVYEGGISKNKKILVGCKTAIIAVNIDQLFDVALQLLELEFKKILIEKPAALNSEQIHRLEKAAQLYNAKVYVAYNRRFYSSVQTAKQMIQKDGGVTSFHFEFTEWSHQIKDLNKPEEVFHQWFLGNSSHVVDLAFFLGGFPKEIQSYVSGSLPWHPNGSIFAGAGMTEKGALFSYQANWEAPGRWGVEILTKKHRYIFRPLEQLHIQAIGSVSINKVNLNDEKDQLFKPGLYNQTVAFLNNPETSDLLPIEVHDHVVRTMYRKMVKRKI from the coding sequence ATGTCCAATAACTTAACAAAGTCACCAATTGTTATAATAGGTGCTGGAAATATGGCTATGGAATACGTAAAGGTGTTAAAAAGTTTATCTCAAAATGTCGTGGTCGTAGGTAGAAGTCAAACATCAGCTTCGTTTTTTACCGAAAAAACTGGTTTTTTTGTTTATGAAGGAGGTATTTCTAAAAATAAAAAAATTTTAGTTGGTTGTAAAACTGCTATTATAGCAGTTAATATAGATCAATTATTTGATGTTGCATTACAATTACTAGAACTAGAATTTAAAAAAATATTAATAGAAAAACCTGCAGCATTAAATAGTGAACAAATTCATCGGTTGGAAAAAGCAGCTCAATTATATAATGCAAAAGTGTATGTTGCCTATAATCGTCGGTTCTACTCATCCGTACAAACAGCCAAACAAATGATTCAAAAGGATGGTGGAGTAACGTCATTTCATTTTGAGTTTACAGAATGGAGTCATCAAATTAAAGATTTAAATAAGCCAGAAGAAGTTTTTCATCAATGGTTTCTAGGAAATTCATCGCATGTGGTTGATTTAGCCTTCTTTTTGGGGGGGTTTCCAAAAGAAATACAAAGTTACGTAAGTGGTTCACTTCCTTGGCATCCAAATGGTTCCATTTTTGCAGGAGCGGGGATGACGGAAAAAGGTGCCCTTTTTTCCTATCAGGCAAATTGGGAAGCGCCAGGAAGATGGGGAGTAGAAATATTAACAAAAAAACATCGTTATATTTTTCGACCGTTAGAACAATTGCATATTCAAGCGATTGGATCGGTATCAATTAATAAAGTTAATCTCAATGATGAAAAAGACCAATTATTTAAACCCGGTTTATACAATCAGACAGTTGCTTTTTTAAATAATCCTGAAACATCGGATTTATTGCCGATTGAGGTCCATGATCATGTAGTGCGTACTATGTATCGTAAAATGGTAAAAAGAAAAATATAA
- a CDS encoding methyl-accepting chemotaxis protein, with the protein MTLRKKLLISFSIVNICLLIVASLGIGSLMKTNKAYENILEKRVDILFEMHQLIEIVYDEQKTNRGYFLYNDQMYMDDFYKLTKEFEKTSDEILKNATNEDIKQIMYEIIDLHNQYNKEIEDAVNAMNNGTMTREQALEEVKQAGEIGIEFAAKADKAVQLQTDLVKQDRDNVTKSSQTTLVAIIVVTVLAAIVAIVIAFTTSRSITVPINRLRENADQTADGNLTSEDLQATTKDEIAALVKSFNSMKHNLRTVLTNIQMMAHRVGNATGQLATSGEETVKASNDMATQIQDIAEHAEQSSYTTKEAASAMEEMAVAVQRIAENTSEISDISADTARESVDGRAAVDSAIQQMQSIQLTVGQLAQVISHLNERSSQIGEITEVISAISAQTNLLSLNAAIEAARAGEQGKGFAVVAEEIRKLAEQSSRSTEEIAKLISEIQLETSNAVQAMEQGTNEVEKGVTVVEHAGGSFSQINGLIQKVASQIEEVSAASEELSASVEEVTASVQDVAAQAGDVSNATQSVAAGSEELLATMEEVEKRLEELNGIVREMNQETDRFTL; encoded by the coding sequence ATGACATTGCGAAAAAAACTATTGATTAGTTTTTCTATCGTTAATATTTGTTTACTGATCGTAGCTAGTCTTGGTATTGGATCGCTCATGAAAACAAATAAAGCGTATGAAAACATTTTAGAAAAACGAGTAGATATTCTATTTGAAATGCACCAACTAATTGAGATTGTGTATGATGAACAAAAAACAAATCGAGGTTATTTTTTATATAATGACCAAATGTACATGGATGATTTTTATAAACTGACAAAAGAATTTGAGAAAACATCAGATGAGATTTTAAAAAATGCAACAAATGAAGATATAAAACAAATTATGTATGAAATTATCGATTTACACAATCAATATAATAAAGAAATAGAAGATGCTGTAAACGCGATGAATAATGGTACGATGACTCGTGAGCAAGCGTTAGAAGAAGTAAAACAAGCAGGGGAAATAGGGATAGAATTTGCAGCAAAAGCAGATAAAGCAGTACAATTACAAACAGATCTTGTAAAACAAGACCGCGATAATGTAACAAAATCTAGTCAAACAACATTAGTAGCGATTATTGTGGTAACTGTTTTAGCAGCGATTGTCGCGATTGTAATCGCCTTTACAACTAGTCGTAGCATCACAGTTCCAATTAATCGATTACGCGAAAATGCAGATCAAACGGCAGATGGCAATTTAACAAGCGAAGATTTACAAGCAACTACAAAAGATGAAATTGCAGCTTTAGTAAAATCGTTTAATAGTATGAAACATAATTTAAGAACCGTTTTAACTAATATTCAAATGATGGCTCATCGTGTTGGTAATGCAACAGGTCAGTTAGCAACAAGCGGGGAAGAAACAGTGAAAGCATCAAACGATATGGCGACGCAAATTCAAGACATTGCAGAACATGCAGAGCAATCGTCATATACAACGAAAGAAGCGGCTTCGGCAATGGAAGAAATGGCTGTGGCAGTTCAACGTATTGCGGAAAATACATCCGAAATCTCAGATATTTCTGCCGATACAGCGCGTGAATCAGTAGACGGACGAGCAGCAGTTGATTCAGCAATCCAACAAATGCAATCCATTCAACTGACAGTTGGTCAGTTAGCGCAAGTCATTAGTCATTTAAATGAACGTTCTTCTCAAATTGGAGAAATTACGGAAGTGATTTCAGCTATTTCTGCTCAAACAAATCTATTGTCGTTAAATGCTGCGATTGAAGCAGCGCGTGCTGGTGAACAAGGAAAAGGATTTGCGGTAGTAGCGGAAGAAATTCGTAAACTAGCAGAACAGTCTAGTCGTTCGACAGAAGAAATTGCAAAATTAATTTCGGAAATTCAACTTGAAACATCCAATGCTGTTCAAGCGATGGAACAAGGTACAAATGAAGTAGAAAAAGGGGTAACAGTTGTAGAACATGCGGGAGGCTCCTTTAGTCAAATCAATGGTTTAATCCAAAAAGTAGCTTCTCAAATCGAAGAAGTTTCTGCTGCATCAGAAGAACTTTCTGCAAGTGTAGAAGAAGTAACAGCTTCTGTTCAAGATGTTGCTGCACAAGCTGGTGATGTAAGCAATGCCACACAATCTGTTGCTGCAGGTAGTGAAGAATTATTAGCTACGATGGAAGAAGTCGAAAAACGATTAGAAGAATTAAATGGTATCGTTCGAGAAATGAACCAAGAAACAGATCGTTTTACATTATAA
- a CDS encoding SGNH/GDSL hydrolase family protein translates to MRIVVVGDSLGLPRPHRINNYTPDETELAVHYEHTYSSIIAKEWKDSNIEVINRSQRFYTIKDIYNQFADHLFFYEPDVMVLQAGIVDCWFREQLNGRQMVPILEFKGYVNKIIELMNLRPKVKMIIVGICPTSKKMEKQYPGILKEIIEYNKIYRGVSDNCQIFYLDMEKHIQPDNPHQYLLPDDHHLNQEGNRLVATELSSFLKAFYENVLGSYAYNENKIQEAYEHFQTSYKAIPYYEDNLYNFLITLLQLKKNEELKELISNIQKRFNIKDMEVIELIKTIKSNFNY, encoded by the coding sequence ATGAGAATTGTTGTTGTCGGGGATTCACTAGGTTTACCAAGACCACATAGAATTAATAATTATACTCCAGATGAAACTGAGTTAGCAGTTCATTATGAACATACGTATAGCTCAATAATTGCAAAGGAATGGAAAGATTCTAATATTGAAGTGATTAATCGTTCTCAAAGATTTTATACGATTAAAGATATATACAATCAGTTTGCTGATCATTTATTTTTTTATGAGCCCGATGTGATGGTACTACAAGCTGGAATTGTAGATTGTTGGTTTCGTGAACAATTAAATGGCAGACAAATGGTCCCGATTTTAGAGTTCAAAGGGTATGTAAACAAAATAATAGAATTAATGAATCTTAGGCCGAAAGTAAAAATGATTATTGTTGGAATTTGTCCAACATCTAAGAAAATGGAGAAGCAATATCCAGGAATCTTAAAAGAGATTATCGAATATAATAAAATTTACCGAGGAGTCAGTGATAACTGTCAGATTTTTTATTTAGATATGGAAAAACATATTCAACCAGATAATCCTCATCAGTACTTATTACCAGATGATCATCACTTAAATCAAGAGGGAAATCGTTTAGTGGCAACTGAGTTGAGTAGTTTTTTGAAAGCATTTTATGAGAATGTATTAGGAAGTTATGCGTATAATGAAAATAAAATTCAAGAGGCATATGAGCATTTTCAAACGTCTTATAAAGCTATTCCATATTACGAGGATAATTTATATAATTTTTTAATTACGCTTCTTCAATTAAAAAAGAATGAGGAATTAAAAGAATTAATAAGCAATATTCAAAAACGGTTTAATATAAAGGATATGGAAGTAATAGAGTTAATTAAAACAATCAAATCAAATTTTAACTATTAG